ACTCCGCCGGAAAGTTCCAGCAGCGGAACGACTGCGATTGCGCAGGCGAAATCTTTGAAAGCCAATTACAAAATGACGACGAATGCTTCTGGCTATACCTTCCATTTTGATCGTCCCGGTAATTACGAAATCATCGTGATGAACCCGCTGGGTCAGCTGATGGCTCGAAAGACGGTGCGCATGGAATCTGAAGTGTCGCTGCAGGGACTGCCAAAAGGAAAGTACATCTTCAAGGTGATGAATCGCTAACAGAAAAAGGGATGTTTGGGTATGTTTAAACGTGCTTTATCTATGCTGATGGGGGTAGCGGCTGTTGCGATGGCTGCAAACCCCCTCACTACAAAATTCTACTCTGCCGATGCCGCGGCGCTCGTGCACAACGACAGCCTGTTCATTTTTGCGGGCCACGACGAGCAGGGCGCTCAGGGGAATAACAACAAGTTCTTCTTGATGAACGACTGGCACGTGCTGGTGACCGACGACATGGAAAACTACCATGACTACGGTGCGGTACTTTCGTGGCGGACCTTCAAGTGGGCAAGCGGCAACGCCTTCGCGGGCCACTGCGAATACCGTAACGGTAAGTTCTATTGGTACGTGGCAGTGCATCATGCGACTGTCGTGCGTGACGAAGGTTTCGCGATTGGCGTCGCGGTGGCCGATCACCCCTCGGGCCCATGGAAGGATGCTATCGGCAAGGCGCTCGTGACCGACGACACCCCGAACGATGTCGCGCTGAATATCGACCCCGCAATTTTCTACGACGGGAACGATATATGGATGTATTGGGGCTCGTGGAACGCGGGCCGCCGCGTGAAGCTCAAGGAAAATATGATTGAGCTGGCAAGTACGCCCGAAGACATCAAGATCAAGGACTTTTTCGAGGCTCCCTGGATGCACAAGTATCGTGGCAACTACTACTTCAGTTACGCCTCGGGTTACCCTTCTACGACAAACTACTCCATGGCCACGAGCCTGAATGGCCCGTGGACGCAGAAGGGCGTGCTGAATGACAAGCTCGACAATTCCGAGACGAATCACCAGGCGATTTTCAAGTATCTCGGTCACTGGTATTTTATGTATCACGGCGCGAACGCTCCGGGCGGCTGGACTTACCGTCGTTCCGTGAATATCGACTACCTGTACTATGACGAGAATGCGAATATCCAGAAAATCAAGCGTACCACCACGGGTGTAGACAAGGTAAACAACGCGCTTGTGGAGAATGGAACGTATCGCTTGACCGTTTCGCACAGCGCCTTGTCGCTGGTCGAAGAAAACGGAATCGTGGTGCAGCGCCCCGAAAGCGAAAAGGATGCGAACCAGTTCTGGACCGTGGAACGCAGCGCGAAAAATGCCCGCCATTACACGCTCAGAAATTACGGTACCGGCCGCTACTATTGCCCGCCCAAGACGCTGCTCGATACCGTCAAGACGTCGGCGACCGCCTGCGAAATCCGCATCGAAAATGCCTCTGTCGCAAAGGGCTACTACCTGTACGGCGACTATGACAGCGACTTTGTGGGCGACGTGCTGAATGTCTCGAAGGATTCGGGCATGCCCGTGATTATCTGGGTGCGTACCGGTGCTGACAACCAGAAGGTGAAACTCGCGAAGGCGACCCCGCCGGCAGTTGCACCGGAGTCGTCTTCTAGCATCGAGGAATCTTCCAGCTCTGTTGTCGCCGAAAATTCTTCGAGTTCCGAAGTCGCGCCCGAAAGTTCTAGCAGCGGAACTACCGCGATTGCTCCGCGTGCAACTCGCCAGGGAATGCAGGTGCCAGCTCGCAAGGGTTACCGTGACCTCAAGGGCCGCAGTTTTGACAGGCGGATTCCGTATCGGGTGATGTTCTAGCGGAAGTAATTTGTCTTAAAAGCAGGAGTGTTTGGATGTACGGATTGGGAAACGCCCTTCGGGGCGGCTTTATGGGAGTCGGCTTGTCGCTTGCCGTTGGTGCATTTGCTGCAAGTAATCCCATTGTCACGAACATGTTCACGGCAGACCCCGCAGGGCTCGTTTACAACGATACCATGTATATCTTCACGGGGCATGATGAGGCGCCCGCCGGTCACGAAGGTTACATAATGAACGACTGGCACATATTCTCTTCGGGAGATATGGATACCTGGGTGGATCGCGGGGCCGTGCTTTCTATCAAGTCGTTCAAGTGGGCGCGTGGCAGCGCCTGGGCGAGCCAGACTATCGAACGTAACGGCAAGTTCTACTGGTATGTGACCGTGCACGACGGCAGGGACTTTGCGGTTGGCGTCGCCGTCGCGGACCATCCGGCAGGCCCGTACAAGGATGCCATCGGCAAGGCACTCATTACAAGCGACATGACTCCGGCGAATAGCGGCGTGAATTACGATATCGACCCGACCGTCTTTATCGATGACGACGGACAGGCTTATATTTATTGGGGCAACGGCGCCGTGATGGGCTACAGGCTCAAGGAAAACATGGTCGAACTGCAAGGCAACATGTTCAACGTGACGCCGCCCAGTTTTACCGAGGCTCCGTACGTTCATAAAAGGAACGGCTACTACTTTTTGACGTATGCCTACGGCTGGGAAGAACGCATTGGCCAGGCGACCATGAAAAGCCCGACGGGACCCGTATCCAATTCCAAGGTCATTGTCGGTTACAACAAGAATTCCAATACGAGTCACCAGGCGTTTGTTGAATTCCGTAACCAGTGGTACTATATCTACCATACGGGTGCGATTGGCGGCAGTTTCCGTCGTGCGCTGTGTGTGGACTACGCCTACTACGAAAACGATTCGACCATCGCGAACATCACCATGACCGACGCAGGCGTAAAGAAGGTTGACCACGCGCCGATCAGGGATGGCGTTTACCGCATCAAGGCGCGGCACAGCGGCCTGAGTCTCGAAGATGCGGCTTCTGCGGTAATCCAGATGGATTCCGAAGAAAGTGAATCGCAGCTGTGGGCGCTCAAGAGAATCGATGGTTACACCTACACGCTCAGAAATATCGAAACGGGAAAGTATCTTTCGTTCGGAAAGGGAAACCTGCTTGATACCGCAAAGACCGTCGATGCCGAAAACAGGATTATCATCGAGAACTTTAATGTGGATGACGGTTACCGCCTGTACGCGGATACCGCAAGTGAATACCTGGGCGATGTCCTGAACATCTCTACGGAGGCGGGAATGCCGCTTGTCGTGTGGAAACAGACCGGAACGCAGAATCAGTCGTTCAAGTTTGAATATATGGGCGACGAATCTGCATATAGTTCTTCCAGCGTAGAGGTCGCGCCCGAAAGTTCCAGCTTCGAGGACGTGTCGAGCAGTTCCGCAGAAATTATGTCGTTAGTCGCGGCGCCTGGGAATCTCGGTGCACGGATTGTCGGGGTTTCTCGCGTGGATGGGTTGCGGTTCTCGCAGGCTGCGGATTACGCCCTGATGAACCTGCACGGCATGGTCGTTGCCCGTGGGCACGCTGCGCAAGTCGCGGTGAATAACCTTGCCCCCGGCGCATACGTGGTAAGGCTTGGCGGCCGCATCCAGAAAATCGAGCTGAGGTGAAGCGTGTTCGACCGTGAAAATTTCGCCATCGTCAAGCAGATTGCGGTGCTCAGCCTGCTCGCCATCGCGCTAGGGCTTGTTTACGGGTGAGAAAACGCTTGTTCTACATTAAATATCGCCGTTTTTCGCTCGAAAACGGCGATTTTAAATTTTTTCAAAAAATATAGTACGTTTTATAGTAAAAAGAGTTATATTTATGGAAAATTGTAGTACAACTTATAGTACAACAAAATATTAACTAAAAACAAAGGAGTGAAGGATGTTTGGAATGGGTAAAATCATCAGGAAAACGGCGCTGGTCCTGGGTGCCGTGGCGGTTGCGGCGCTTGCGCGCCCGTATATCGTGGGTGTCGATGTCTCGTGGGTGCTCGAAGACGAGTCCTTGGGGGCAAAGTACTACGATAACGGCAAGCAGCAGGACCTCTTTGATATCCTGCAGAATCATGGAATCAACTTTATCCGCGTGCGCACCTTCGTGAATTCGTGCATCGGCTACGCTAAGGAGAGTTACTCCGGTGCAAATTCCAACGTGTGCTGGTGCGACCTGGAACATACCATTGCGCTCGCCAAGCGCATCAAGGCGCACAACATGGGATTCTTCCTGGATTTCCACATGAGCGACACGTGGGCATCCATCGGCCACCAGAATGTTCCGGCCTCGTGGGCGGGCAAGAGCAATGCCGAGATGGGCAAGCTCGCCTATAACCACGTGAAGACGACCATGGATGCGCTCATGAAGGCGGGGCTGCGCCCCGACATGGTGCAGGTGGGTAACGAAATCAACTCGAAGGTGGCGGGCGTTTCGCTGAGCAAGACGGCGGACTTCGCGAATATCATCAATTCGGGCGTGCGTGCGGTGCGCGAGACGGATCCTTCCATCAAGATTGTGATGCAGCATGGACAGCCGCGCCCCGAGAAGGGCTTCGCGGATTGGTACAGCAAGATTCACGCGAATATCGACTACGATGCCATTTGCGGTTCCACCTACGGCACCACGAACAACGGGCAGGATTGGCGCGATATGTTCGGGCTCGTGGTCAAGAACAAGAAGGCGGTGCTGAGCTGCGAATATACGGGCGAACGCACGGCCCTCGTGAACTCGGTGTTCTATGAATTTGGCGACCTGGGCTGGGGAACCTTCGTGTGGGAGCCGACCCGTTACAGCAAAAAACCGATGTTTGATCGCGATGGCCAGAAATACACGGCGAATGCGCGCCTTAGGGAACTGCGCGATATCGCGAAAAAATATAACGCGACGCTCCCGGACTGGGTGCAGAACGGCAAGGCCGTAAAGAAGTACAACGTGAAGACGACGGTCGCTTACGGCGGCTCGATTGCGCAGAGCATCGAGGGTGGTGAAATTGCCGAAGGGAGCAAGGTGACCTTTACGGCCGTTCCGCAGGAGGGCTGGGAATTCGTGGCGTGGACTGGCGACAACACGGGTAACGGCAAGGAATACACGGTGGCAAGTCTCGGCAAGGATGTGAACCTGGGCGCGACCTTCAAGTTCGTGGGCAAGGATTCGCTCAAGTACGAGGCGGAAAACGGCGTGTTCAACAAGGCGGTTCTCGAGTCGACGCACGAGGGCTTTTCGGGCAAGGGCTACGCGAATCTCGATAACGAGGTGGGTTCTTCGGTGACGCTTTCCGTGGTTGCTGCCGACGAGGGCGATAAGGACGTGAAGATTGTCTTTGCGAACGGCTCTACGGCAAATCGCCCGGTAAGTGTTGCGGTGAACGGCAAGGTGCAGGTGGAATCGGTGGACTTCGAATCGACGGGTGCCTGGGAATCGTGGGATTCTAGCGTGGTGACGCTCAAGTTGCCTGCGGGTGCAAGCACCATCACTATCGCCTCGCTCACGAAGGATGGCGGCCCGAATATCGACCGTATCGAGTTCGTGAATAAGAATGCGGTAATCCCCGTCAATCCCGGCGACTCGGTGGTGGGCGACAGCGGCACGACGGTGCTCCAGCGGATCCCTGTGCGTAGCAATACGCTCCGTAACGGTGGCCGGAACTTCCTGGTGAACGGGCGTTCTGCGGGTGCATTGAAGAACCGTGCATCGAAAATCAAGATATATTCAAAGTAACGGGATGAGGTGTTTATGAAAATGAAGCGCGTGTTGTGTGCGGCCGTGATTGCCTTGGCTGCTGCGGAAACTTTCGGGGCGACCTACTATGTGGCCCCCGCTGGCAAGAATACGAACAAGGGAACGAAGGATAGCCCGTTTGCGACCCTCAACAAGGCGAATTCCGTGGTGAACGCGGGCGATACCGTGTGGATTCGCGGCGGAATCTACCTGCATACGGACACGAACTATGTGAAAAACGACAACATGTTCGCGGGCATTCACCTGACCAAGAGCGGTTCAAGCGACAACAAGCGCATTCATTACCTCGCATACCCGGGCGAAAAGCCGGTCATCGACTTCAGCAAGATGCCGATTGCCAACGGTTCGAACAACGTAAGGTACACTTCTGGTATCCTTATCCAGGCGCAGTACTTGCACTTGAAGGGGCTCGAAGTCAAGAATGTTCCCATGAAGGGCGAATCAAATGTGGGCGTGTACGTGTCCCGCAGTAAGCATATCTTCTTGGAACTTATCGATAGCCACCACAACGGCGGTTCGGGATTCTTCGTGAACGAGAAGGGCTCGGGAAGCGGCGGCGGACATTTGTTCTTGAACTGCGACAGTCACGACAACTACGACCCGAACGGGCGCCAGGGAGATGGTCAGAATGCCGACGGCTTTGGCGTGCACTACCAGCAGGGTGGCGATACTACGAAGTTCATCGGTTGTCGTGCCTGGTGGAACAGCGATGACGGCTGGGATTTTATTAGCCAGGAATTCCCGGTGGTTATCGAGAACAGCTGGGCGATGGGCCACGGCTACAGCAACTACGGCACCGGCAAGCCGAAGGATGGCAACGGCAACGGTTTCAAGGCGGGGAGCAGCAAGACGGGGGTGCGCCACACCATCCGCAACTGCGTGGCCTGGAAAAACAAGGCGTCTGGTTTCTATGCAAATCACAGCAGCGGTGGTAACGACTGGTTCAACAATACGGCCTATATGAACGGCACGGCGTTCAACATGTGGGCGAGTACCTGGGATGCAAACGACAACCGCACCGACGGCGTCGTGCTCAAGGGCAGCAAGGCTCACGTGATGAAGAACAACATTGCCTTCCCGAACAAGACGGCCTACATCGGCGGTGAATATGCGGCGGGCGAATACAATACCTGGAACCTGAATATTACCCCGAAGGAATCGGATTTCGTGAGCGTGTCTGACCCGAGCATGACCGTGACGGGCAAGGAACTCGGGCCTCTCGGCGGTGCTTTCGGCCCGCGTCAGGCCGACGGTAGCCTTCCGGATATCGACTTCCTGAAGCTCGCAAAGAACAGCCAGATGATTGACAAGGGCGTGAATGTGGGTCTCAAGTACGAGGGCAAGGCTCCGGATTTGGGTGCGTACGAATACGGCTATGTGTCGCCTGTTATAGTGCCGGTCGATACCACGCCGAAGGATACTGCTGTAACGCCGATTGTCGTTCCGGTCGATACGTCTGTTGCGCCGGTCGATTCGACGGAGGATTCAACGGAAGTATCTGCGGGCGACTCGACGACCTTAGTGCGCCCGCTTCCGCAACGCAGGCAGAATATGCAGCAGCCGGGACACCTGTTCTACGTGAACGGTCGCTCGGTGAATGCGCTGCGTGCTGGTGACCGCAAGGCATCGAGAATCAGGACTTATTCAAAATAACGGGGTGGTTTATGAAAAAGATGAGTTTATTCAAGACGGTGCTTGCCGGGGGATTGCTTGTTGCATCCCTTGCCGGTACGGCTACGGCGCAGACTATCGTAAATGACCGTTTCTGGAAAGATACGGACGGCAACTTTATCTATTCGCAGGGTGGAGGCGTGCTCCAGGTGGGCGATACGTTCTACTGGTACGGAGTCAAGTACAACGGTGCCGTTACATACGCGGCGAACCCCACCAAGAAAAATGACGATACCGGATTTGCGGGCGTCACCTGCTATTCCTCGAAGGACCTGGTCAACTGGAAATTCGAGGGAATCGTGCTTAAGCCGAGCGAAGCGGGCGGTGGATGGTTCGGGCGCATTGGCGTCGTGTACAATGCGAAGAGCAAGAAGTATGTGCTCGCGGGCCAGGGGGCAAGCCCGAGCTGGGAATACGGCGAGTATTTTGCCACCAGCGATTCCCCTACGGGGCCGTTCAAGTTTGCGCGCGTGCAGCCCGAAAGCGAGATGACGTTTTTTGTGAACAATAATACCGGCGATCAGACGCTTTTCCAGGATGACGACGGCAAGGCGTACGTAATTGCTTCTAACGTGAAAGGCCGTACTAACTTGTACGTAGCACCGCTCCGTGAATCGGATTTCTTGGCTATTGACGGTTCCAGGACGGTGAATATCCACAAGAGCCGTGTGGGTGGCCGCGAAGGGAATGCCATGTTCAAGCAGAATGGCGTTTACTACTTCTGCTCTTCTGATTTGCATGGCTGGAATACCTCGCAGACATATTGCATGTCGGCGACAAACATCCTGGGCCCCTACAGCGAAGAGTTCGTGCTTGAAGGAACGCAACACGACTTTAGTCACGTGACTCAGACCGGGTTCTTTGTCATGGTGAAGGGTTCGAAGGGTTCGTTCGTGGTGAACGCGGGTGACCGCTGGAGCGATTTTGCCGGGAATGGCCTCGGTTACAACCAGTGGCTGCCTATTTCTTTCGAGACGGGCAAACCCGTGTTCCATTCCCTGAGCGAGTGGAACATCAACGTGAAGGAAGGCTCGTGGAGCGTGGGCGCGGGTAACAACTATTGCCTGAATCCGACATTCGAGGCGGATCGCGTGAGCCAGACGACCTTGACGGGCTGGAAACTGGACAAGGCCGATGCCAACAACATCAATTCCACATCCAAGAAACGCACGGGCCGCTGGGGGCTCTACCTGACGGACAGCAAGACGCTCACGCAGACATTGACGGTACCCAACGGGAAGTACACCCTGAGCGCCTACGTGCAGAGCAGTGGCGGGCAGAGTTCCGCGAAGATGTTCGCGAAGGATTTTGGTGGCAGCGAGCAGAACGTGTCTATTGCCGCGGCTGCAGGCAACTGGACAAAGAAGGCGGTGGAAAACATCACCGTGACGAACGGGAAGATAACCATCGGGTTTAGCACCGCGGGCTCCTCTAGCCAGTGGATTGCCGTCGACGATATTGAACTCATCAAGTCGGGCAAGAGCTACAAGGTGTCGCTCGATGCCGGAATTGGCGGGACGATAGCCCAGAATATCGCCGGTGCAGAAATTCCCGAGGGTTCGAACGTCACGTTTACCGCGACCCCTCTGGACGGCTGGGAATTTGCGGGCTGGAGCGGAGATGCGAGCGGGCTCGACAAGGAATACGTTGTGGCAAGTCTCGGCAAGGACGTGAATCTTGGTGCCACGTTCAAGTTCGTGGGCAAGGATTCGCTCAAATATGAGGCGGAAAATACCGTATTCAATCAGACGCTTTTCGAGGATAAGCACGAAGGTTTTTCGGGCAAGGGTTACGCGAACCTGGACAATGCGGTGGGTTCCTCGATTACGTTTGCGCTTTGCCTGCCCGAAGGCGATGAACGCAATGTCAAGCTGACTTTCGCGAACGGCGGGAGCGCGAACCGCCCCGTAAGCATTTCGGTAAACGGCAAGGTTCTGGTAGAAAAGCTGGACCTGGAACCGACGGGCGGATGGACCACATGGAACGATGCGGAATTGTCGCTCAAGATTCCCGCCGGCGTAAACACCCTGGAAATTGCGTCGCTCACGGAAGACGGTGCCCCGAATATCGACAAGATAGAGTTCGTGCGTGCAGACTCCGGTACGACCGTGCTGCGCAAGGTTGCCCCTGCAGAAGTATCCAAGGCCCGCACAGGCAAGCGGTTCTACGTGAACGGCCGCACGGTAAATACCCTGCGTGCTGGCAACCGCAAGGCCCGACAGCCTGTTTTTGCGAAGTAACAAAAGTACCGCAGGTGCCCACGAAGAAACTTGTCTCCTTTGTCTCCGTTGTCTATGGACAACCGGAAGTGTGGTGGTGAAGGTACTATTTGGAGTGCCGGAGATATATTATAGGTGCAGGTTCCCGGTGGTGCGGGGGCTTGTAATTCAAAAAGGATTGGATGATGAAAAAGTTGTGGATGTTTGGGCTTTCGCTCGCACTTGGAGTGGGCATGTCGCAGGCGGCTCGCCAGATGGAATGGCTGAACCGCGGGCTTGTGGCGGTTAAGACCGGCGGGGGCGTGTTCCTCAGCTGGCGCGTCCTTGGGACCGAGGGCTCCGAGACGGGCTTTAACCTGTACCGCGATGGCGAGAAAATCGCGAACCTCAGCGGGACACAGGCGAGCAACTATACCGACGCGAAAGGGACAACCTCGAGCAGATATTCCGTAAAGGCTGTCATAAACGGCAAGGAACTTGCATCTGACGATGCCGTACCCGTGTGGGGCGAGCAGTTCTTGACAGTGAACCTGGACAGGCCTGCAGGCGGTAGCGACTACACCTACAGTCCCAACGATATTGCCGTGGGCGATGTGGATGGAGATGGCGAGTTCGAGTTGGTTCTCAAGTGGGATCCGAGCAATTCCAAGGACAATTCCCAGAAGGGGAAGACGGGCAACGTCATCATTGACTGTTACAAGATGAGCGGCAAAAAACTTTGGCGCATCGATTTGGGCGTAAACATCCGTGCGGGGGCGCACTACACGCAGATGCTCGTGGGTGACTACGATGGCGACGGCAAGGCGGAACTTGCCGTAAAGACTGCGCCGGGAACAAAGGATGCCAGCGGAAAGTACTTGAGCAAGGGCGCAGCGGCCAATGCGGCGCATACCAGCGATTATCGCAATTCGAGTGGATACATTCTGACCGGTGACGAATACCTCACGGTTTTCAACGGCGAAACGGGACTTGAAATGGCGACCGTCGCCTATAATCCAGGGCGCGGTACGGTAAAGAACTGGGGCGACAGTTACGGGAACCGCGTCGACCGCTTCCTTGCGACAAATGCCTATCTCGATGGCAAGAAACCGAGCATGGTTTTCCAACGCGGCTATTACACGCGCATGGCGCTCACGGCCTACGACTGGGACGGAAAATCGCTGACGCAGCGCTGGTACCACAATTCGGCGACGAGCGGCAAGGAATGTTACGGGCAAGGCAATCACAACATTTCCGCAGGCGACGTGGATGGCGACGGTTTCGATGAAATCATTGAAGGAAGTTGCGCCATTGACCACGATGGGAAATTCATGTACCGCACAGGCAAGGGTCACGGCGATGCAATCCACTTTGGCGATTTGGAGCCCGACAACGACGGCCTCGAGGTTTGGCAGGTCCACGAAGAAAAGCCCTACGGATACGATTTGCACGATGCCCGCACCGGCAAGTTGCTTTTTAGCGAAACGAGCTCCGGGGACAACGGGCGCGGCGTCGCGGGCGACGTTGATTCCAACAGCCGCGGACATGAGCTCTGGTCTGCTGCAAACTGGAACACCTATACGGCTAAGGGAAAAATCTGGAAGGCCGACAAGCGTCCCGCCTACAACTTCCGTATCTACTGGGATGGTGACCTGCTTGACGAATTGTTGGACAATACGACCATCAGCAAGTGGGACCACGCAAAGCAACAGAGCAATACGCTTTTCCAGATGCAGGGCAACAGTTGCAACACCACCAAGGCGACACCGAATTTCAGCGGTGACATTCTGGGCGACTGGCGCGAGGAAGTCATCTTGCACGATGGAGCCTCCAAGCTTTACATTTACACGACGACCACGCCTACCGAACATCGCATGTACACGCTTGCGCACGACCCGGTTTATCGCAATGGCATGAGCTGGCAGAATACCGCCTACAACCAGCCGCCGCATCTGGGTTTTTGGCTGCATGGCAACAAGGGCAAGTTCCCGAAGCCGGACATCGTGCTGATAGGCGACAACACGCCGAAGGCGGCCGCGATTGTCAAGCAGGGCGCAGGTAGTTCGAGCCAGGTGATTGTGAAGGGTGATTCGATTGTCCCGTTCACCTTCGCAATCCAGCATGCGGACGGGGCGAATGTTGACGGGCTCCCGGCAGGCGTGACGGCCGTGTGGAATGCGACGACATCATCGCTCTATTTTAGCGGGACTCCCGTTGTCGAGGGCGAGTTTACCTATACGATTACGACGAAAGGCGGGAATGCTGACTTTGGCGAAGCGACTCGCAACGGAAAATTCACCATCCTGAGTGTCGTGGAATCGGGACCTGCTCCTCTTATGGTTCGGAGCGATATCGAGGCGGCGGTACCGACCGATGCAAAGGGAGCCTTTGCCGACAACCACGAGAATTTCCGCGGCACGGGATTCTACGATTTCGAAAACAGTCTCGATAGCTACGGCATTTACCACCTGGTTTCGCCGAAGGAATACAAGAATGCAACGATGGTGCTGCGCTACGCCCACGGCAAAACGGATACGCGTCGCATTATGGTGAAGATGAATGAAGACCTGGTCGGTTCGCTGACGTTCAAGCCCACTGCCGATTGGGATACCTGGGATAGCGTCTCGGTGGGTGTTTCGCTCCAGAAGGGGTTGAATGTGCTTTATCTGAAATCGCTGGAAGAGGCGGGTGCACCGAACATCGATCAGATCGGTTTTGATGTCGAAGGCGTGGTGCTTTTTGAGGATTCAACGCAACTCTCGGCGATAGACACCTTGAGCGCTGAAGTCGCGGGAGACTCTTCGGGAACGACGGGACTTACCCGTGGCGATTACACCGCAGAAGACGACTTTGCTGGTAACATTCGCGTTGCTGCCGGAATACACCTGAATCTTGCAGATGGTACGCTGATTGCCCGCGAATCGGGGTATGCCCAGGTGGATTTCTTTGACATGACTGGCCACCAGGTGGCGCGCCTTGCAAGAAATGTTCCGGCAGGAGCGTCTGACTTGTCCCGCGAAATCAGGGCTCTCCCCGAGGGCGTTTACATGGTCCGTGTCAAGTTCAATGGTCGCACGATGCAGAATGCGGTGCAGGTAAGAGTCGAACGGTAGTTTCCTAACTAAACGATACGTCCCGGCGGAAGCCGGGGCGTTTTTTTTTGCACCGCAGGTGCCTGCCGTAGTCCGCGGACAACTGGAAATTTCTTTTACCCTACCCCCGGAGCAAATCCGAGGGTATTTTTGAGGGCAGAAAGGAGTTTTGTATGGGATGTTTGAATTCTATTCGCGTATTGGGCCTCTCGGCGGCGCTTGCCTTTGCCGCATCGCCCGTCATCAAGGTCGATTTTGACATGAGCGGCCGCAATTCGAGCGAGGTTACGGAACCGAATTACGTGCCCTGGGTGGTTTCGGGTGTCGCTTCGAAAGATACGACGCTTTCGGGCGTAAAGGTGAATGTCGCTGGAAGCGCGAACCTCAAGGCCAACTGGTACAAGGCCGGGGTGCAGTCCCCGAGCTATGCGCGCCTTGTGTGCGACGGCGTGATGGTCGAAGGTGGCGGGGCGATTACGCTCACCTTCTCGAATCTTGCGGCAGGGACGCACAGCCTCCTTTTGTACCTGAACAATGTCGATGGGACGGCAGCAAGCAACAGCATCGATGTCTACGTGAACAATTCGAAGCAGGCGTCGGTCAAGCCCACGAATCGTGCGCTCTCGACAGGCGAGGCGGCGATTGCCTATGTGACTTTTAATGTG
This genomic interval from Fibrobacter sp. UWR3 contains the following:
- a CDS encoding glycoside hydrolase family 43 protein; the protein is MFKRALSMLMGVAAVAMAANPLTTKFYSADAAALVHNDSLFIFAGHDEQGAQGNNNKFFLMNDWHVLVTDDMENYHDYGAVLSWRTFKWASGNAFAGHCEYRNGKFYWYVAVHHATVVRDEGFAIGVAVADHPSGPWKDAIGKALVTDDTPNDVALNIDPAIFYDGNDIWMYWGSWNAGRRVKLKENMIELASTPEDIKIKDFFEAPWMHKYRGNYYFSYASGYPSTTNYSMATSLNGPWTQKGVLNDKLDNSETNHQAIFKYLGHWYFMYHGANAPGGWTYRRSVNIDYLYYDENANIQKIKRTTTGVDKVNNALVENGTYRLTVSHSALSLVEENGIVVQRPESEKDANQFWTVERSAKNARHYTLRNYGTGRYYCPPKTLLDTVKTSATACEIRIENASVAKGYYLYGDYDSDFVGDVLNVSKDSGMPVIIWVRTGADNQKVKLAKATPPAVAPESSSSIEESSSSVVAENSSSSEVAPESSSSGTTAIAPRATRQGMQVPARKGYRDLKGRSFDRRIPYRVMF
- a CDS encoding family 43 glycosylhydrolase, which translates into the protein MYGLGNALRGGFMGVGLSLAVGAFAASNPIVTNMFTADPAGLVYNDTMYIFTGHDEAPAGHEGYIMNDWHIFSSGDMDTWVDRGAVLSIKSFKWARGSAWASQTIERNGKFYWYVTVHDGRDFAVGVAVADHPAGPYKDAIGKALITSDMTPANSGVNYDIDPTVFIDDDGQAYIYWGNGAVMGYRLKENMVELQGNMFNVTPPSFTEAPYVHKRNGYYFLTYAYGWEERIGQATMKSPTGPVSNSKVIVGYNKNSNTSHQAFVEFRNQWYYIYHTGAIGGSFRRALCVDYAYYENDSTIANITMTDAGVKKVDHAPIRDGVYRIKARHSGLSLEDAASAVIQMDSEESESQLWALKRIDGYTYTLRNIETGKYLSFGKGNLLDTAKTVDAENRIIIENFNVDDGYRLYADTASEYLGDVLNISTEAGMPLVVWKQTGTQNQSFKFEYMGDESAYSSSSVEVAPESSSFEDVSSSSAEIMSLVAAPGNLGARIVGVSRVDGLRFSQAADYALMNLHGMVVARGHAAQVAVNNLAPGAYVVRLGGRIQKIELR
- a CDS encoding glycosyl hydrolase 53 family protein, producing MGKIIRKTALVLGAVAVAALARPYIVGVDVSWVLEDESLGAKYYDNGKQQDLFDILQNHGINFIRVRTFVNSCIGYAKESYSGANSNVCWCDLEHTIALAKRIKAHNMGFFLDFHMSDTWASIGHQNVPASWAGKSNAEMGKLAYNHVKTTMDALMKAGLRPDMVQVGNEINSKVAGVSLSKTADFANIINSGVRAVRETDPSIKIVMQHGQPRPEKGFADWYSKIHANIDYDAICGSTYGTTNNGQDWRDMFGLVVKNKKAVLSCEYTGERTALVNSVFYEFGDLGWGTFVWEPTRYSKKPMFDRDGQKYTANARLRELRDIAKKYNATLPDWVQNGKAVKKYNVKTTVAYGGSIAQSIEGGEIAEGSKVTFTAVPQEGWEFVAWTGDNTGNGKEYTVASLGKDVNLGATFKFVGKDSLKYEAENGVFNKAVLESTHEGFSGKGYANLDNEVGSSVTLSVVAADEGDKDVKIVFANGSTANRPVSVAVNGKVQVESVDFESTGAWESWDSSVVTLKLPAGASTITIASLTKDGGPNIDRIEFVNKNAVIPVNPGDSVVGDSGTTVLQRIPVRSNTLRNGGRNFLVNGRSAGALKNRASKIKIYSK
- a CDS encoding right-handed parallel beta-helix repeat-containing protein, which gives rise to MKMKRVLCAAVIALAAAETFGATYYVAPAGKNTNKGTKDSPFATLNKANSVVNAGDTVWIRGGIYLHTDTNYVKNDNMFAGIHLTKSGSSDNKRIHYLAYPGEKPVIDFSKMPIANGSNNVRYTSGILIQAQYLHLKGLEVKNVPMKGESNVGVYVSRSKHIFLELIDSHHNGGSGFFVNEKGSGSGGGHLFLNCDSHDNYDPNGRQGDGQNADGFGVHYQQGGDTTKFIGCRAWWNSDDGWDFISQEFPVVIENSWAMGHGYSNYGTGKPKDGNGNGFKAGSSKTGVRHTIRNCVAWKNKASGFYANHSSGGNDWFNNTAYMNGTAFNMWASTWDANDNRTDGVVLKGSKAHVMKNNIAFPNKTAYIGGEYAAGEYNTWNLNITPKESDFVSVSDPSMTVTGKELGPLGGAFGPRQADGSLPDIDFLKLAKNSQMIDKGVNVGLKYEGKAPDLGAYEYGYVSPVIVPVDTTPKDTAVTPIVVPVDTSVAPVDSTEDSTEVSAGDSTTLVRPLPQRRQNMQQPGHLFYVNGRSVNALRAGDRKASRIRTYSK